One window of the Oncorhynchus mykiss isolate Arlee chromosome 5, USDA_OmykA_1.1, whole genome shotgun sequence genome contains the following:
- the thnsl2 gene encoding threonine synthase-like 2, producing the protein MQYCSTRGGVQGWDFQDVLLSGYAPDGGMFMPETLPTLTPDTLRSWSSLSYPQLVTEVCSLFIPTELIPRADLDGLVSAALSGFAVPGVVSLARLKGGLCVLELFHGETLAFKDLAMTCTVRFLDYFLRKESRRAIVLVGTSGDTGGSAIQSARGLGGVDVVVVYPRGRITLVQEKQMITCLEDNIHVFAADGSSDDIDVPIRRLFSDQELVKQHSLMSLNSVNWSRVMVQLAHFIYAYLHVSGLEQVETGAPLPALEMVVPTGGAGNIAAGCIVKQMGIPLCLVAMTNANDIVHRTVQSGDFSMATNVTQTMAPAIDIQDPYNMERVFWLLSGRDGALVKGMMEEFQHSHRHTLPEALHKQLSQVLTAGAVRDEGIVETMQRCWKENQYLLCPHTAVAVWHHYHYPPTAGVNRCCIATASPAKFQAAVQKAGLTLDLPEAVRALDKMSTRYLALERGQDWGKDWESMLKQHIQAIGSARQRGVAYYSTVECN; encoded by the exons ATGCAGTACTGCAGCACGCGTGGCGGTGTCCAGGGTTGGGACTTTCAGGATGTTTTGTTATCGGGATATGCACCAGACGGGGGGATGTTCATGCCTGAGACCCTCCCCACCCTGACCCCTGATACCCTGAGGTCCTGGAGCTCCCTGTCCTACCCCCAGCTAGTGACAGAGGTCTgctccctgttcatccctacagaGCTGATCCCTCGAGCAGATCTGGACG GCCTGGTGAGTGCGGCCCTGTCTGGGTTTGCCGTGCCGGGGGTGGTGAGCTTGGCCAGGCTGAAGGGTGGGCTGTGTGTGCTGGAACTCTTCCACGGTGAGACCCTGGCCTTCAAGGACCTGGCAATGACCTGCACCGTGCGCTTCCTCGACTACTTCCTGCGCAAGGAAAGCCGGCGCGCCATCGTATTAGTGG GCACATCTGGGGACACGGGTGGTTCAGCCATCCAAAGTGCGAGAGGCCTTGGTGGGGTAGACGTGGTAGTGGTGTACCCCCGGGGCCGCATAACTCTTGTGCAGGAGAAACAGATGATCACCTGCCTGGAGGACAATATCCATGTGTTTGCAG CGGATGGCAGTTCTGATGACATCGACGTGCCCATCCGTCGACTGTTTTCAGACCAGGAGCTGGTGAAACAACACAGCCTGATGAGTCTCAACTCAGTCAACTGGTCTCGTGTCATGGTGCAGCTGGCACACTTCATTTATGCCTACCTGCATGTGAGTGGGCTGGAGCAGGTAGAGACGGGGGCACCCCTACCCGCCTTGGAGATGGTAGTGCCCACAGGGGGTGCGGGGAATATCGCCG cCGGCTGCATTGTGAAGCAGATGGGGATACCGCTGTGCCTCGTTGCCATGACGAACGCTAATGACATAGTGCACAGGACTGTGCAGAGTGGGGACTTTTCCATGGCAACCAATGTCACGCAGACCATGGCCCCGGCTATAGACATTCAG GACCCCTATAACATGGAGCGTGTGTTCTGGCTGCTGTCTGGTAGAGATGGAGCCCTGGTAAAGGGCATGATGGAGGAGTTTCAgcactctcacagacacactctgCCTGAAGCTCTCCACAAACAG ttgTCTCAGGTCCTCACAGCAGGTGCAGTAAGAGATGAGGGGATAGTGGAGACCATGCAGAGATGCTGGAAGGAGAACCAGTATCTATTATGTCCCCACACTGCAGTGGCTGTGTGGCATCACTACCATTATCCCCCCACTGCAGGGGTCAACAG GTGTTGCATAGCAACAGCCTCTCCGGCCAAGTTCCAGGCGGCGGTGCAGAAGGCAGGGCTGACCCTTGACCTCCCTGAGGCAGTGCGGGCTCTGGACAAGATGTCCACTCGCTACCTGGCCCTGGAGCGGGGCCAAGACTGGGGCAAGGACTGGGAGTCCATGCTGAAGCAACACATCCAGGCTATAGGCTCAGCCAGGCAACGTGGAGTGGCCTACTACTCAACTGTGGAGTGTAACTAG
- the LOC110523624 gene encoding histone-lysine N-methyltransferase Smyd1, with the protein MTLDMDNVEVFDTGVKGRGLRTTKDLCAGEVVLAEPSFAAVVFDSLSQQVCHSCFRRQANLHRCAQCKFAHYCDRTCQTACWDEHKQECGAIKKNGKAPNENVRLAARVLWRIQKDTGIVSDSQLTSVDQLEDHVADMPADNLKELKIDVHNFLDYCPNTRHGVEYISHIFGIINCNGFTLSDQRGQQAVGVGLFPNLCLVNHDCWPNCAVILNHGNHSALNATFHSKRRVELRALGKIAENEELTVGYVDFLNVSTDRQRALKHQYHFDCTCKSCSKNLKDDLMMAAKETEGNKPSDELVKEVQELSLECLAKVEAARTAGDFHEVVKLCRECLDKQEPVLADTHLYQLRILSAASEVLSYLKFFSEAAEYSRRMVEGYMKLYHPNNAQLGMATMRAGVTHWHAGLIEVGHGMICKAYAILMITHGPNHSITKDLESMRMQTEMEQRIFKQNECVYHSMREAALQNKPMGMMAEAVSVEDNVKALFHKQ; encoded by the exons TCTGTCTCAGCAGGTGTGTCACAGCTGCTTCCGTCGCCAGGCCAACCTCCACCGCTGCGCCCAGTGTAAGTTTGCCCATTACTGTGACCGCACCTGTCAGACTGCATGCTGGGACGAGCACAAGCAGGAGTGTGGTGCCATCAAGAAGAACGGAAAGGCCCCCAATGAGAATGTCCG tCTTGCTGCCCGTGTGCTGTGGCGCATACAGAAGGACACAGGTATTGTGTCGGACAGCCAGCTGACCTCAGTGGACCAGCTGGAGGACCACGTGGCCGACATGCCTGCCGACAACCTCAAAGAGCTCAAGATCGACGTGCACAACTTCCTGGACTACTGTCCCAACACCAGGCATGGCGTGGAGTACATCTCACACATCTTTGGCATA ATCAACTGTAATGGTTTTACTCTGAGTGACCAGAGGGGTCAGCAGGCAGTGGGAGTAGGTCTGTTCCCTAACCTGTGTCTGGTCAACCATGACTGCTGGCCCAACTGTGCTGTCATCCTCAACCATGGCAA TCATTCAGCTCTGAATGCAACCTTCCACTCTAAGAGGAG GGTTGAGCTGCGTGCGCTTGGTAAGATTGCTGAGAATGAGGAGCTGACGGTGGGCTACGTGGACTTCCTGAACGTGTCAACGGACCGCCAGAGAGCCCTGAAGCACCAGTACCACTTTGACTGCACCTGCAAAAGCTGCAGCAAGAACCTCAAAGATGACCTAATGATGGCTGCCAAGGAGACCGAAGGCAACAAG ccctctgaTGAGCTTGTGAAAGAGGTACAGGAGTTAAGTTTGGAGTGCCTGGCCAAGGTTGAGGCGGCTCGTACTGCAGGTGACTTTCATGAG GTGGTGAAGCTGTGTCGTGAGTGTCTGGACAAACAGGAACCTGTGTTGGCTGATACACACCTGTACCAACTGCGTATACTGAGTGCAGCCAGCGAGGTGCTGTCCTACCTGAAGTTCTTCTCTGAGGCTGCAGAATACTCACGCAGGATGGTGGAGGGATACAT GAAGTTGTACCACCCCAATAACGCCCAGTTGGGCATGGCCACCATGCGGGCTGGCGTGACTCACTGGCACGCAGGGCTCATCGAGGTGGGCCATGGCATGATCTGCAAGGCCTACGCCATTCTCATGATCACACATGGACCCAACCACTCCATCACCAAGGACTTGGAG TCAATGCGTATGCAGACCGAGATGGAGCAGAGGATTTTCAAGCAGAATGAGTGCGTCTACCACAGCATGAGAGAGGCTGCCCTGCAGAACAAGCCCATGGGCATGATGGCTGAGGCAGTCAGTGTTGAGGACAACGTCAAGGCCCTCTTCCACAAGCAATGA